One window from the genome of Tolypothrix sp. NIES-4075 encodes:
- a CDS encoding 2'-5' RNA ligase family protein has translation MSRFFIALLPPQHIQDCANEIKQHFADRYASSGAQKSPPHITLQPPFEWVDSNVSFLEDSLKKFASGREPVPVTVHNFAAFAPRVIYIDVVQTPELMDLQADLIKYVDNLGIVDKSHRSFTPHMTVAFRDLTKQNFKIAWTEFEKRELHFEFKCDRLTLLLHDGKRWNVKTEFSFVS, from the coding sequence ATGAGTCGTTTTTTTATCGCTTTGTTACCGCCGCAGCACATTCAAGACTGCGCCAACGAAATTAAACAGCACTTTGCCGATCGCTATGCTAGTAGTGGGGCACAAAAATCTCCACCGCATATTACCTTACAACCGCCTTTTGAATGGGTAGATAGCAATGTATCATTCTTAGAAGATTCTCTCAAGAAATTTGCTAGTGGACGAGAGCCTGTACCCGTCACAGTTCATAACTTTGCGGCATTTGCTCCCCGCGTCATTTATATTGATGTTGTGCAAACTCCAGAATTGATGGATTTGCAAGCTGATTTAATTAAGTATGTGGACAACTTGGGGATTGTTGATAAATCCCATCGCTCATTTACTCCCCACATGACGGTAGCTTTTCGCGATTTAACAAAGCAAAACTTTAAAATCGCTTGGACAGAATTTGAGAAACGAGAGTTACATTTTGAGTTCAAGTGCGATCGCTTAACCTTACTGCTTCACGATGGCAAGCGGTGGAATGTCAAAACTGAGTTTTCTTTTGTGTCTTAG
- a CDS encoding lysozyme inhibitor LprI family protein, with the protein MYKQLISTFVLVAIAPLSTLVISPPSIAQRQTINCSKATSTPELKFCSQQSYQAADRKLNQVYQQVVSSLSSEAKQLLVTGQQSWIKFRDNNCNFEVYSSRGGTGYEIFRNGCLERLTKQRTKDLQDYLSSR; encoded by the coding sequence ATGTATAAACAATTGATTAGCACATTTGTCTTAGTGGCGATCGCACCGTTATCAACTTTAGTAATTTCTCCGCCCAGCATTGCTCAAAGACAAACAATTAATTGCTCTAAGGCAACATCAACACCAGAATTGAAATTTTGTTCTCAACAATCTTACCAAGCAGCAGATAGAAAACTAAATCAAGTTTATCAGCAAGTCGTTTCGAGCTTAAGCAGTGAGGCAAAGCAGTTATTAGTTACTGGACAACAGTCATGGATTAAGTTTCGCGATAACAACTGCAATTTTGAAGTATATAGCTCTCGTGGTGGGACAGGTTATGAAATCTTTCGTAACGGCTGTTTGGAGAGACTGACAAAACAACGTACAAAAGATTTGCAAGATTATCTGTCTTCTCGGTAA